The following proteins are encoded in a genomic region of Paenibacillus sp. FSL R7-0273:
- the dpsA gene encoding dipicolinate synthase subunit DpsA codes for MLTGIRIVFLGGDARQLEVIRKCVDMDAAVSAAGFEKWDAPSPGVNLEQLSPELLSHADVLVLPTVGCDEEGNINALFSSGRLQLLDEHAAALPAGCTVYTGIAKSYLRSLCARHKLKLVELLNRDDVAIYNSIPTAEGALVMAIQNTDFTIHGSTSMVLGMGRTGFTMARALQGLGSTVKVGVRKQEHFARAAEMGWKPFMTGELLQQVSDTDLIFNTIPNMIITAQILTRVPRQCVIIDLASAPGGCDFRYAEKRGIKAMLAPGLPGIVAPKSAGMIMGNALVQSISEEILNKGDQ; via the coding sequence ATGCTTACTGGCATCAGGATCGTGTTCCTGGGCGGGGACGCGAGACAGCTTGAAGTGATTCGAAAATGTGTGGATATGGATGCGGCGGTCAGCGCCGCCGGATTCGAGAAATGGGATGCCCCTAGCCCGGGGGTTAACCTGGAACAACTGTCGCCTGAGCTGTTAAGCCATGCTGATGTGCTGGTGCTGCCTACAGTAGGCTGTGATGAAGAAGGAAACATCAATGCGCTGTTCTCCTCCGGCCGTCTGCAGCTGCTGGATGAGCATGCTGCGGCCCTGCCGGCGGGCTGTACAGTATATACGGGCATCGCCAAAAGCTATCTGCGAAGCCTGTGCGCAAGGCATAAGCTGAAGCTGGTGGAGCTACTGAACCGGGACGATGTAGCGATCTATAACTCGATTCCGACAGCGGAAGGCGCGCTGGTTATGGCCATTCAGAATACTGATTTTACCATTCATGGCTCTACCTCTATGGTGCTGGGAATGGGGCGTACCGGCTTTACTATGGCAAGGGCGCTGCAGGGCCTCGGTTCCACAGTGAAGGTAGGCGTGCGGAAGCAGGAGCATTTTGCCCGGGCGGCGGAGATGGGCTGGAAGCCGTTTATGACCGGGGAGCTGCTGCAGCAGGTGAGTGATACGGATCTGATTTTTAATACGATACCAAACATGATTATTACGGCACAGATTCTTACCCGGGTTCCCAGGCAGTGCGTAATTATCGATCTGGCCTCAGCTCCCGGCGGCTGTGACTTCCGGTATGCGGAGAAGCGCGGCATTAAGGCGATGCTTGCCCCCGGTCTGCCAGGGATTGTCGCCCCGAAAAGCGCCGGGATGATTATGGGCAATGCGCTGGTGCAGTCGATCTCGGAGGAGATTCTAAACAAGGGGGACCAATAA
- the dut gene encoding dUTP diphosphatase, with translation MILSYHVQINKLPGNEDVQLPRKMSEQASGFDLHASVAEPVVLAPGERALIPTGIALAMPDGLEAQIRPRSGLAFKHGITCLNTPGTIDADYRGEIKVLLINLGQEPFTIACNERIAQMVFQAVPAVTLVEVEELSETERGAGGFGHTGK, from the coding sequence ATGATCTTGTCTTATCACGTTCAAATCAATAAGCTTCCGGGTAACGAAGATGTACAGCTGCCGCGCAAAATGTCGGAGCAGGCTTCAGGCTTTGACCTGCATGCGTCAGTAGCTGAGCCTGTCGTGCTTGCTCCCGGCGAGCGCGCCCTAATTCCTACAGGTATTGCCCTGGCGATGCCGGACGGGCTGGAGGCGCAGATCCGCCCGCGCAGCGGGCTTGCTTTTAAGCACGGCATTACCTGCCTCAATACACCGGGAACGATCGATGCCGATTACCGCGGTGAGATTAAGGTGCTGCTGATCAACCTGGGGCAGGAGCCTTTTACGATTGCCTGCAATGAGCGGATTGCCCAGATGGTGTTCCAGGCTGTTCCGGCGGTGACGCTGGTGGAAGTGGAAGAGCTGTCTGAAACGGAGCGCGGAGCCGGCGGCTTTGGCCATACCGGGAAGTAA
- a CDS encoding M16 family metallopeptidase, with translation MDKIVLSNGLRVVTEKIATGRSVSFGIWVRTGSRNENPLNNGISHFIEHMLFKGTERFSAKDIAEQFDAIGGNVNAFTSKEYTCYYAKVLDEHLPIAVDVLSDMFFRSKFDAEELAKEKNVILEEIAMCEDTPDDLVHDLMCAAAYGEHPLAYSILGLKERLLEMTPDDLRAYMNEQYTIENTVISVAGNIDDGLIDLLERHFGAFDNHGQAPELTAPDYQGGLLFHRKKTEQNHICISLPGVQSGGPLQYPMVLLNNTVGGGMSSRLFQEIREKRGLAYSVYSYHSSQADSGLFTVYAGTAPKQTKEVTELVKEMMQELAVKGISEDELRKGKEQLKGSLILSLESTSSRMNRIGKNELMLGRHDTLDDMIDKISRVTMDDVNRLLDHMFAEPLALAMVGSTDKAIANVRRDDLVLSRSNQ, from the coding sequence TTGGACAAAATCGTATTATCAAACGGCCTGCGGGTGGTTACTGAAAAGATTGCCACCGGCCGGTCCGTTTCCTTTGGAATCTGGGTCAGAACCGGTTCCCGTAACGAGAACCCGTTGAACAACGGGATTTCCCATTTCATTGAACATATGCTGTTTAAGGGCACCGAGCGCTTCAGCGCCAAGGATATAGCAGAGCAGTTCGATGCCATCGGCGGCAACGTCAATGCCTTTACCTCGAAGGAATATACGTGTTATTATGCAAAAGTGCTCGATGAGCATCTGCCGATCGCGGTGGATGTGCTTTCCGATATGTTTTTCCGCTCAAAGTTTGATGCTGAAGAGCTGGCTAAGGAAAAAAACGTCATTCTTGAAGAAATCGCCATGTGCGAGGATACGCCGGATGATCTGGTGCATGATCTGATGTGTGCAGCCGCTTACGGTGAGCATCCGCTGGCTTATTCAATACTCGGCCTCAAAGAGCGTTTGCTGGAAATGACGCCCGACGATCTTCGCGCCTACATGAACGAGCAGTATACGATTGAAAATACAGTGATCAGTGTAGCCGGCAACATCGATGACGGTCTTATTGACCTGCTGGAGCGTCATTTCGGCGCCTTCGACAATCACGGCCAGGCTCCAGAGCTGACAGCGCCTGATTATCAGGGCGGACTGCTGTTCCACCGCAAAAAAACCGAGCAGAACCACATCTGTATCTCATTGCCGGGCGTGCAGAGCGGCGGACCGCTGCAGTATCCGATGGTGCTGCTTAACAATACGGTCGGGGGCGGAATGAGCTCACGCCTGTTCCAGGAGATCCGTGAGAAGCGCGGACTGGCTTATTCGGTATACTCGTACCACAGCTCCCAGGCGGACAGCGGCTTGTTCACCGTGTATGCGGGAACTGCGCCCAAGCAGACTAAAGAGGTAACTGAGCTGGTCAAGGAAATGATGCAGGAGCTGGCTGTGAAGGGCATCAGTGAGGATGAGCTGAGAAAAGGTAAAGAGCAGCTCAAGGGCAGCCTGATTCTCAGCCTTGAAAGCACCAGCAGCCGGATGAACCGGATTGGTAAAAATGAGCTGATGCTGGGCAGACATGATACACTTGACGATATGATTGACAAAATCAGCCGGGTGACGATGGACGATGTGAACCGGCTGCTGGACCATATGTTTGCTGAACCTCTCGCACTGGCGATGGTCGGCTCAACAGATAAAGCGATTGCCAATGTTAGGAGAGATGATCTTGTCTTATCACGTTCAAATCAATAA
- the dapA gene encoding 4-hydroxy-tetrahydrodipicolinate synthase, which produces MDFGRLITAMVTPFDGEGEINWEMTFRLVDYLIEEQKSEALVVCGTTGESPTLTDEEKLRLFSFVLDKADGRCKVIAGTGTNSTRHSIHLTKEAEKIGVDGVLLVVPYYNKPNQEGLYQHFSAIAASTALPCILYNVPGRTGVSMSAATTLRLADIPNIVATKECASVDQITLIATACREDFHVYTGDDSAGLATLAVGGHGIISVAGHIIGSQMSEMIQSYVSGDVKRAGELHRQLFPVFKGLFECPQPLPNPAAVKYALSLRGLDVGSVRLPLVGPDEAEAAFIEALLK; this is translated from the coding sequence GTGGATTTCGGAAGACTAATCACTGCGATGGTAACCCCCTTTGACGGGGAAGGAGAAATTAACTGGGAGATGACCTTCCGGTTAGTCGATTATCTGATCGAAGAGCAGAAATCCGAAGCGCTGGTTGTCTGCGGCACGACGGGGGAATCGCCCACCTTAACCGATGAGGAGAAGCTGCGGCTGTTTTCCTTTGTGCTGGACAAAGCAGACGGACGCTGTAAAGTCATAGCCGGAACCGGCACCAACAGCACCAGACATTCCATACATCTTACAAAGGAAGCGGAAAAGATCGGCGTGGACGGTGTCCTGCTGGTCGTCCCTTATTACAACAAACCGAATCAGGAAGGGCTGTATCAGCATTTCTCGGCCATTGCCGCAAGCACCGCCTTGCCCTGCATCCTGTATAATGTTCCCGGCCGTACAGGCGTCAGTATGAGTGCGGCAACAACACTGCGGCTTGCAGACATTCCGAATATCGTTGCCACCAAGGAATGCGCGTCTGTAGACCAGATTACGCTGATCGCTACAGCCTGCCGTGAGGATTTTCATGTCTATACGGGGGATGACTCCGCCGGCCTGGCTACATTAGCTGTCGGCGGGCACGGAATTATCAGTGTGGCAGGCCATATCATTGGCTCGCAGATGTCAGAGATGATCCAGTCGTATGTTTCGGGTGATGTTAAGCGCGCCGGAGAGCTTCACCGTCAGCTGTTCCCGGTATTTAAGGGTCTGTTCGAGTGTCCTCAGCCTTTGCCGAATCCGGCCGCGGTCAAGTATGCACTGTCGCTGCGCGGACTGGACGTTGGCTCTGTAAGGCTCCCGCTGGTCGGACCGGATGAGGCCGAGGCCGCTTTTATCGAGGCTCTGCTGAAATAG
- the dapG gene encoding aspartate kinase, giving the protein MGILVQKFGGTSLSTPAAREHVIRHVRRELASGFSLVVVVSAMGRKGEPYATDTLLDWAVQNGNALPDREKDLLMCCGEIISATTLCGLLEEQGIRSTVLTGAQAGFLTDSNYGNARILDVRTERILRELREHKVVIVTGFQGQTEAGDFTTLGRGGSDTSATALGAALRADMVDIYTDVDGILTADPRIVEDAKPLTYVSYTEICNMAYQGAKVIHPRAVEIAMQANIPVRVRSTFSELEGTLVTHPEGFNDVSNGVIDRFVTGIAYVSNITQISVECPDGNGTGVQLQIFKSMADNGISVDFINVTPTEALYTVNDDKSERAIAALQELGLRPKSLSGCAKVSVIGGGINGVPGIMARIVEALSSQNIQILQSADSNTTIWVLVKKEDMVQSLRALHTKFELHR; this is encoded by the coding sequence ATGGGTATTTTAGTGCAAAAATTCGGCGGCACCTCACTTTCGACACCGGCGGCTAGAGAGCATGTCATCCGTCATGTCAGACGGGAGCTCGCAAGCGGATTCAGCCTGGTAGTAGTAGTCTCGGCTATGGGCCGCAAAGGCGAGCCTTATGCCACAGACACCCTGCTGGACTGGGCTGTGCAGAACGGCAACGCGCTGCCTGACCGGGAGAAGGATCTGCTGATGTGCTGCGGGGAGATTATCTCGGCAACCACACTCTGCGGACTGCTGGAAGAGCAGGGCATCCGTTCCACTGTGCTGACAGGGGCACAGGCAGGCTTTTTGACAGACAGCAATTACGGAAATGCCAGAATTCTCGATGTGCGCACCGAACGGATTCTACGCGAACTGCGCGAGCATAAAGTAGTAATAGTAACCGGGTTCCAGGGTCAGACCGAAGCCGGGGATTTCACGACTCTTGGCAGAGGCGGCAGTGATACGTCGGCAACTGCGCTTGGAGCGGCGCTCCGTGCAGATATGGTCGATATTTACACCGATGTTGACGGAATTCTGACCGCTGATCCGCGGATTGTCGAAGATGCGAAGCCGTTGACCTATGTCAGCTATACCGAAATCTGTAATATGGCTTACCAGGGGGCAAAGGTGATTCATCCTCGTGCCGTGGAAATTGCCATGCAGGCCAATATTCCGGTGCGTGTGCGCTCGACCTTCTCCGAGCTGGAGGGGACGCTTGTCACCCATCCCGAAGGGTTCAATGATGTTTCCAACGGTGTTATAGACCGGTTTGTAACCGGGATTGCCTATGTGAGCAATATTACGCAGATTTCCGTGGAATGCCCTGACGGGAACGGCACAGGCGTACAGCTGCAGATTTTTAAAAGCATGGCTGATAACGGCATTAGTGTCGATTTCATCAATGTAACGCCTACTGAGGCGCTTTATACCGTTAATGACGACAAATCCGAGCGGGCTATTGCTGCACTGCAGGAGCTCGGGCTGCGGCCAAAGAGCCTGTCCGGCTGCGCCAAGGTTTCGGTCATCGGCGGCGGAATCAACGGCGTGCCGGGCATTATGGCCCGGATCGTTGAGGCGCTCAGCTCGCAGAATATTCAGATCCTGCAGTCTGCGGATTCGAATACCACAATCTGGGTTCTCGTGAAAAAAGAAGATATGGTGCAGTCGCTGCGTGCGCTGCATACCAAATTTGAATTGCACCGCTGA
- a CDS encoding RNA polymerase sigma factor: MGAKLKEQLLGAKMVEIRRYLIRLGAAPEDAEDIVQDTVCKALQYISGIEERNFSAWLYKVAINRYYDLCRRHKRFQYTMEAEEQAAPDREQPESQLLQREQKERIEETLNRLVPANRQLILLKYEMGFTYKEIAALLGISEGTVKASLYRARQQFQQFYGGEAH, from the coding sequence ATGGGGGCTAAGCTGAAGGAACAGCTGCTGGGGGCCAAGATGGTCGAGATCCGCAGATACCTGATCCGTCTGGGCGCAGCGCCTGAGGATGCGGAGGATATCGTACAGGATACTGTCTGCAAGGCACTGCAGTATATCAGCGGGATTGAAGAGCGTAATTTCAGCGCCTGGCTCTATAAGGTTGCGATTAACCGTTATTATGATTTGTGCCGCAGACATAAACGGTTCCAGTACACCATGGAGGCAGAGGAGCAGGCAGCGCCGGATAGGGAGCAGCCGGAGTCACAGTTATTACAGCGTGAGCAGAAGGAACGGATAGAGGAGACGCTGAACCGGCTGGTTCCGGCGAACCGGCAGCTGATCCTGCTCAAATACGAGATGGGCTTCACGTACAAAGAAATCGCAGCACTGCTGGGAATCAGTGAAGGGACGGTTAAAGCGTCTTTATACCGGGCCAGACAACAGTTTCAACAATTTTACGGAGGTGAGGCACATTGA
- a CDS encoding dipicolinate synthase subunit B yields the protein MDWHGKTVGYAITGSHCTFAEVMPQIQRFMDGGAKVVPIVSSSVLNTDTRFGTSENWLKQLKDITGNDIISTIVDAEPLGPSKLLDVLTIAPCTGNTTSKLANAMTDSPVLMAAKSQMRNGRPLVLAISTNDGLGLNAANIAKLLVAKHIYFVPFGQDNPEGKPNSLVARMELIPEACYAALQGKQLQPMIIERFHSA from the coding sequence ATGGATTGGCACGGAAAAACAGTAGGTTACGCGATTACCGGCTCACACTGCACCTTTGCTGAGGTGATGCCGCAGATTCAGCGGTTTATGGACGGGGGCGCAAAGGTTGTGCCGATTGTATCCTCCTCTGTACTGAATACAGATACCCGGTTCGGCACATCGGAAAATTGGCTAAAACAGTTGAAAGATATAACGGGGAATGATATCATTTCTACAATTGTTGATGCGGAACCGCTGGGTCCATCCAAGCTGCTCGATGTGCTGACAATAGCTCCCTGCACAGGCAATACGACGAGCAAGCTGGCTAACGCCATGACTGACAGCCCTGTCCTGATGGCTGCGAAATCGCAGATGCGCAACGGTCGGCCGCTTGTGCTGGCCATTTCCACTAATGACGGGCTCGGGCTGAATGCGGCGAATATTGCGAAGCTTCTGGTAGCCAAACATATTTATTTTGTGCCGTTCGGCCAGGATAACCCTGAGGGCAAGCCCAATTCGCTTGTAGCACGCATGGAACTGATTCCTGAAGCCTGCTACGCCGCCCTGCAGGGCAAACAGCTGCAGCCGATGATTATCGAACGGTTTCATTCAGCATAG
- a CDS encoding ribonuclease J produces the protein MSKKNNNNEKLTIFALGGVGEIGKNMYVVQYANDIVVVDAGLKFPEEDMLGIDIVIPDISYLTENRDKVRGIVLTHGHEDHIGGLPYVLKNLNVPVYGTRLTLGLVENKLKEANLLGETKRILINEDSVIDLGTSLQVTFFRTNHSIPDSVGVCIETPEGNVVHTGDFKFDHTPVNGQYANLHRMAEIGQKGVLALMSDSTNAEKPGFTPSEKNVGIVLEDIFRKADQRVVVATFASNVHRIQQVVNAAESTGRKITVIGRSMVNVVAIASELGYLHVPDGMLIEPEEMNRMAANRVVVLCTGSQGEPMSALTRMARSSHRKVDILPGDTVIIAATPVPGNEKYVGRTIDELFRLGANVIYSGSNSGVHVSGHGSQEELKLMLNLMKPKYFIPIHGEFRMQRRHALLAESVGVEPSNIFITEIGEVIEIQGGGARRAGKVTAGNVLIDGLGVGDVGNIVLRDRKLLSQDGILVVVVTLSKQNGAIVSGPDIISRGFVYVRESEGLLDEANRIVSSTLQRLMSEKVNEWASLKTSVKDSLGRFLYEQTRRRPMILPIIMEV, from the coding sequence TTGTCCAAAAAAAATAACAACAACGAAAAGCTAACGATTTTCGCTTTGGGCGGGGTCGGGGAAATCGGTAAAAACATGTATGTAGTCCAATATGCTAACGACATTGTGGTCGTGGATGCAGGACTCAAATTCCCGGAAGAGGATATGCTCGGTATTGATATTGTTATCCCAGACATCTCATACCTGACAGAGAACCGTGACAAGGTTAGAGGGATTGTCCTCACTCACGGACATGAGGATCACATCGGCGGACTGCCGTATGTACTCAAGAACCTGAATGTTCCCGTATACGGAACAAGACTTACACTCGGCCTGGTCGAGAACAAGCTGAAGGAAGCCAATCTGCTTGGCGAAACAAAGCGCATTCTGATCAATGAAGATTCGGTTATTGACCTGGGAACTTCCCTGCAGGTAACTTTCTTCAGAACTAACCACAGTATTCCGGACTCTGTAGGCGTATGCATTGAGACACCGGAAGGTAATGTTGTTCATACAGGTGACTTCAAATTTGACCATACACCGGTTAACGGGCAATATGCGAACCTGCACCGGATGGCCGAAATCGGCCAGAAGGGCGTGCTTGCCCTTATGTCAGACAGCACCAATGCTGAGAAGCCGGGCTTTACACCTTCTGAGAAGAATGTCGGCATCGTGCTGGAGGATATCTTCCGCAAGGCTGACCAGCGTGTAGTTGTGGCGACCTTTGCCTCTAACGTGCACCGCATCCAGCAGGTGGTTAATGCCGCTGAATCCACCGGCCGCAAGATTACCGTAATCGGACGCAGCATGGTTAACGTAGTTGCCATTGCTTCCGAGCTTGGCTATCTGCATGTACCGGACGGTATGCTGATTGAGCCTGAGGAAATGAACCGCATGGCTGCTAACCGCGTTGTTGTGCTCTGCACAGGCAGCCAGGGAGAGCCGATGTCGGCACTTACCCGCATGGCCCGCTCCAGTCACCGTAAGGTGGATATCCTGCCGGGAGATACCGTTATCATTGCGGCAACTCCGGTTCCGGGCAACGAGAAATATGTTGGCCGTACCATTGATGAACTGTTCCGCCTCGGTGCCAATGTAATCTACAGCGGCTCGAACTCCGGCGTTCACGTATCCGGCCACGGCAGCCAGGAAGAGCTCAAGCTAATGCTTAACCTGATGAAGCCGAAATACTTCATTCCAATCCACGGTGAATTCCGGATGCAGCGCAGACATGCGCTTCTGGCAGAATCCGTCGGCGTGGAGCCAAGCAATATCTTCATCACCGAAATTGGTGAAGTCATTGAAATTCAGGGCGGCGGAGCCCGCAGAGCCGGTAAGGTTACTGCCGGTAACGTGCTGATTGACGGTCTGGGTGTCGGCGATGTGGGTAACATCGTACTGCGCGACCGCAAGCTGCTGTCCCAGGACGGTATCCTGGTAGTTGTTGTAACGCTGAGCAAGCAGAATGGAGCGATTGTCTCCGGGCCGGATATCATTTCCCGCGGCTTTGTATATGTCCGCGAGTCCGAAGGACTGCTGGATGAAGCCAACCGCATTGTATCCAGCACGCTGCAGCGCCTGATGAGCGAGAAGGTCAACGAATGGGCTTCCCTCAAGACCAGCGTCAAAGATTCGCTCGGACGCTTCCTGTACGAACAGACGCGCCGCAGACCGATGATTTTGCCGATCATTATGGAAGTGTAA
- a CDS encoding S41 family peptidase, with amino-acid sequence MKAKWKLAALLLVSAAVVAAASIYITFADSGDKGGQAAGAFIKPEQMKQDLDFLTETLVQVHPALINGWSSGQQQAISEAYETIQTDQTEEAFHFIVNTITSLLHDGHTNMYWELQNQKLLDLPLFWSKDGLVVTEDRGTLRNGDIVTAMSGRSIDELERELAGIIPAENKQWVRVQGTSLLRAEFMLRHLGLAADNQVEVTVKRGAGTISETLELADKLAHKEYRPYPAGDVPFSYSFEDELSLGIFQLNTCVNNRKYQVAVQQFFDEVKSRGIQHVAVDLRSNGGGDSSVINEFLAYTDVESYYSYGSLVRYSPQVKKAYGADQDSGIVQSPRQLIKNVLKTDSPYKGKLYLLTSAHTFSSANMFAVIVQDNGLGRIIGEATGNQPSSYGDILTFQLPASGIHFQTSFKQFTRSAPERDPADSLQPDIEAYTTAKDIIERRDAQLEMLREIVRADLKLK; translated from the coding sequence ATGAAAGCGAAATGGAAGCTGGCTGCACTGCTGCTGGTATCAGCGGCCGTTGTGGCAGCCGCATCGATCTATATTACATTTGCAGATTCCGGGGATAAGGGCGGACAGGCAGCCGGAGCGTTCATAAAGCCGGAGCAGATGAAGCAGGATCTTGACTTTTTAACTGAAACGCTGGTTCAGGTTCATCCCGCCCTGATAAACGGCTGGAGCAGCGGACAGCAGCAGGCAATCAGCGAGGCATATGAAACGATTCAAACGGATCAGACTGAGGAAGCCTTTCACTTTATCGTCAATACCATCACTTCACTGCTGCACGACGGGCACACGAATATGTACTGGGAGCTGCAGAATCAGAAATTGCTCGACCTTCCGCTGTTCTGGAGCAAGGATGGGCTTGTGGTAACGGAAGACCGGGGAACACTTCGCAACGGCGACATTGTTACCGCTATGAGCGGACGCAGCATAGATGAGCTGGAGCGGGAGCTGGCCGGAATTATTCCGGCTGAGAACAAGCAATGGGTCAGAGTGCAGGGAACCAGCCTGCTGAGGGCAGAATTTATGCTCCGCCATCTGGGGCTGGCTGCAGATAATCAGGTTGAGGTAACCGTAAAACGGGGAGCCGGAACGATTTCAGAAACACTAGAGCTTGCAGATAAGCTTGCACATAAGGAGTACCGTCCTTATCCTGCAGGCGATGTCCCCTTTTCCTATTCATTCGAGGACGAGCTGTCGTTGGGCATTTTTCAGCTGAATACGTGTGTAAATAACAGAAAGTATCAGGTAGCGGTCCAGCAGTTTTTTGATGAGGTTAAATCGCGGGGCATCCAGCATGTTGCGGTGGATCTGCGCAGTAACGGGGGCGGTGACTCATCCGTTATCAATGAATTTCTTGCTTACACGGATGTTGAGTCCTATTACAGCTACGGCTCTCTTGTCCGTTACTCCCCGCAGGTTAAAAAAGCTTACGGGGCGGATCAGGATAGCGGGATAGTGCAATCACCAAGGCAGCTTATCAAGAACGTCCTGAAGACAGATTCCCCTTACAAAGGAAAGCTGTATCTGCTGACGTCTGCGCATACCTTTAGCTCAGCCAACATGTTCGCTGTCATTGTCCAGGATAACGGCCTGGGCCGGATTATCGGTGAGGCAACGGGCAACCAGCCTTCATCGTACGGGGATATTTTAACCTTCCAGCTCCCTGCCTCCGGCATCCATTTTCAGACTTCTTTTAAGCAGTTCACCCGGTCAGCACCGGAACGTGATCCAGCAGATTCCCTGCAGCCGGACATTGAAGCCTACACAACAGCCAAAGATATTATCGAGCGGCGTGATGCCCAGCTGGAGATGCTGCGTGAGATTGTGCGTGCAGACCTGAAACTGAAATAG
- a CDS encoding polysaccharide deacetylase family protein: protein MKTDKAALVLACIAIVIGIGSTSGPVKEMLAELKPQETLAVTAAIPGKQSANELRTQVEQKAAELNSPPVDAAVDRVWKAIPGYNGLEVDVEATYRSTLLQGPGEGLKLVYRQTQPKVSLNDLGAHPIYRGNPAKPMVAFMINVAWGNEYIKPMLDILDEEQVKVTFFLDGSWLSKNKELAAEMLKRGHEMENHAYTHPNMSTLSRARATAEIQKTQLLLKESLGVTNQWFAPPSGDYDQETVEIAAALGLKTVLWTLDTVDWRNPAPESVVAKIGAGAEPGTLVLMHPTASSSKALRGMIRAVKAKGLKLGTVSQTLSAERIIPGDVE, encoded by the coding sequence ATGAAGACAGACAAAGCGGCGCTTGTGCTGGCCTGTATAGCTATAGTAATCGGAATAGGCAGCACCAGCGGTCCGGTAAAGGAGATGCTGGCTGAGCTCAAGCCGCAGGAGACTCTTGCCGTTACAGCTGCTATACCGGGGAAGCAGAGTGCTAATGAGTTGCGGACACAGGTGGAACAAAAAGCAGCCGAGCTGAACTCACCGCCGGTGGATGCTGCTGTAGACCGTGTATGGAAGGCTATTCCGGGCTATAACGGCCTGGAGGTGGATGTAGAGGCGACTTACCGGAGCACCTTGCTGCAGGGGCCTGGAGAAGGGCTGAAGCTGGTCTACCGCCAGACGCAGCCGAAGGTTTCTTTAAATGACCTGGGAGCCCATCCGATCTACCGCGGCAATCCGGCCAAGCCCATGGTAGCTTTTATGATCAATGTGGCCTGGGGCAATGAGTATATTAAGCCGATGCTGGATATTCTGGACGAGGAACAGGTGAAGGTGACCTTTTTCCTGGACGGAAGCTGGCTCAGCAAGAACAAAGAGCTTGCCGCAGAGATGCTGAAGCGCGGACATGAAATGGAGAACCATGCTTATACGCATCCGAATATGAGCACCTTAAGCCGGGCAAGGGCAACAGCTGAGATACAGAAGACGCAGCTGCTGTTAAAAGAGAGTCTGGGAGTCACCAACCAGTGGTTTGCCCCGCCTTCAGGGGATTACGACCAGGAGACGGTAGAGATTGCAGCAGCCCTGGGGCTGAAGACGGTGCTGTGGACGCTGGATACGGTGGATTGGCGCAATCCTGCGCCAGAATCCGTAGTAGCCAAAATCGGCGCCGGAGCAGAGCCGGGAACCTTAGTCCTGATGCATCCGACAGCCTCTTCCTCTAAAGCGCTAAGGGGCATGATCCGGGCGGTTAAGGCAAAGGGCCTGAAGCTCGGAACTGTGAGCCAGACGCTGTCAGCAGAGCGGATTATACCCGGTGATGTTGAGTGA